A stretch of the Capsicum annuum cultivar UCD-10X-F1 chromosome 10, UCD10Xv1.1, whole genome shotgun sequence genome encodes the following:
- the LOC107843805 gene encoding FT-interacting protein 3 → MQRPPQEDFSLKETKPHLGGGKVTGDKLTSTYDLVEQMQYLYVRVVKAKDLPGKDVTGSLDPYVEVRLGNYRGTTRHFEKKSNPEWNQVFAFSKDRIQASVLEVNVKDKDVIKDDFVGRVMFDLNEIPKRVPPDSPLAPQWYRLEDRNGNKVKGELMLAVWMGTQADEAFPESWHSDAATVSGADALANIRSKVYLSPKLWYLRVNVIEAQDLIPTDRSRFPEVYVKAILGNQALRTRVSMSKTINPMWNEDLMFVAAEPFEEPLILSVEDRVAPNKDEVLGRCAIPLQYIDRRLDHRPINSKWYNLEKHIIVEGEKKKEIKFASRIHMRLYLEGGYHVLDESTHYSSDLRPTAKQLWKSSIGVLELGILNAQGLSPMKTKDGRASTDAYCVAKYGQKWIRTRTIIDSFAPKWNEQYTWEVFDPCTVITIGVFDNCHLHGGGARDSRIGKVRIRLSTLETDRVYTHSYPLLVLHPTGVKKMGEIHLAVRFTCSSLMNMMHMYSQPLLPKMHYIHPLTVTQLDSLRHQATQIVSMRLGRAEPPLRKEVVEYMLDVGSHMWSMRRSKANFFRIMNVFGGLIAIGRWFDQICNWKNPITTVLIHILFLILVLYPELILPTIFLYLFLIGVWYYRWRPRHPPHMDTRLSCADNAHPDELDEEFDTFPTSRPPDIVRMRYDRLRSIAGRIQTVVGDLATQGERLQSLLSWRDPRATALFVIFCLIAAIVLYVTPFQVVALLTGFYVLRHPRFRHKLPSAPLNFFRRLPARTDCML, encoded by the coding sequence ATGCAGAGACCACCTCAAGAAGATTTTTCACTAAAGGAGACCAAACCCCACCTCGGTGGAGGGAAGGTCACGGGCGATAAGCTTACGAGTACCTATGACTTGGTTGAGCAAATGCAGTATCTTTATGTTCGGGTGGTGAAAGCAAAGGATTTGCCCGGGAAAGATGTTACGGGTAGTCTTGATCCTTATGTTGAGGTTAGGCTTGGAAACTATAGGGGTACAACTCGTCATTTTGAGAAGAAGTCGAATCCTGAATGGAATCAGGTGTTTGCTTTTTCCAAGGATCGGATTCAGGCTTCCGTGCTTGAAGTGAATGTGAAAGATAAGGATGTTATTAAGGATGATTTTGTTGGTCGCGTTATGTTTGATTTGAATGAGATCCCTAAAAGGGTCCCCCCGGATAGCCCTCTTGCTCCACAGTGGTATAGGTTGGAGGACAGAAACGGTAATAAAGTTAAAGGAGAGTTGATGTTGGCTGTTTGGATGGGTACTCAAGCTGATGAAGCCTTTCCGGAATCTTGGCATTCGGATGCTGCCACTGTTAGCGGTGCTGATGCTCTTGCAAATATAAGGTCTAAGGTGTACCTCTCACCAAAGCTGTGGTACCTTAGAGTTAATGTGATTGAGGCTCAGGACTTGATTCCCACTGACAGAAGTAGGTTTCCAGAAGTTTATGTGAAGGCCATCCTCGGAAATCAGGCGTTGAGAACCAGAGTTTCCATGAGCAAAACTATTAATCCCATGTGGAATGAGGATCTAATGTTCGTAGCAGCGGAACCATTTGAGGAGCCATTGATTTTAAGCGTGGAAGATAGAGTGGCACCAAACAAAGATGAAGTACTTGGGAGATGTGCTATTCCTTTGCAGTACATTGATAGGAGGTTGGACCACAGACCTATTAACAGTAAGTGGTATAATCTTGAAAAGCATATTATTGTCGAGggagaaaagaagaaggaaatcAAGTTTGCAAGCAGGATTCACATGAGGCTATATTTGGAAGGAGGATACCATGTTCTTGATGAATCAACCCACTACAGTAGTGATCTTAGACCAACTGCAAAACAGTTGTGGAAGTCCAGCATTGGTGTCCTAGAATTGGGTATTCTGAATGCTCAGGGACTTTCTCCGATGAAAACAAAGGATGGGCGGGCATCGACAGATGCCTATTGTGTTGCTAAATATGGGCAGAAGTGGATCCGGACGAGGACAATTATAGATAGCTTTGCTCCCAAATGGAACGAGCAATACACTTGGGAAGTATTTGATCCCTGCACTGTCATAACTATTGGTGTATTTGATAATTGTCATCTGCATGGAGGAGGGGCTAGGGACTCGAGGATTGGGAAGGTCAGGATCCGTCTTTCAACTCTCGAAACAGATCGTGTCTACACACATTCTTATCCTCTACTGGTCTTGCATCCTACTGGGGTAAAGAAGATGGGTGAAATTCACTTGGCAGTAAGATTTACTTGCTCATCATTAATGAACATGATGCATATGTATTCTCAGCCGCTGTTACCCAAAATGCACTATATTCATCCTTTAACCGTTACTCAGCTGGACAGCTTGAGGCATCAGGCCACTCAGATCGTCTCTATGAGGCTGGGTCGTGCTGAGCCACCTTTGAGGAAAGAGGTAGTGGAGTATATGTTGGATGTTGGTTCTCACATGTGGAGTATGAGGAGAAGCAAAGCTAACTTTTTTAGGATTATGAATGTTTTTGGTGGATTAATTGCTATTGGAAGATGGTTTGATCAGATATGCAATTGGAAAAATCCCATCACCACTGTTCTGATCCATATCTTGTTCTTGATACTGGTGCTATATCCGGAGCTTATTCTGCCTACCATTTTCCTCTATCTCTTCTTGATCGGAGTTTGGTACTACAGATGGAGGCCTAGGCATCCTCCCCACATGGATACTCGTCTTTCTTGTGCTGATAATGCTCATCCCGATGAACTAGATGAGGAATTCGATACTTTCCCTACTTCACGTCCTCCTGATATTGTTCGGATGAGGTATGACCGTTTGAGAAGTATTGCTGGAAGGATTCAGACTGTGGTTGGCGACTTGGCTACTCAAGGGGAGAGGTTGCAGTCTCTGTTGAGCTGGAGAGACCCTAGAGCAACCGCGCTGTTTGTTATTTTCTGCTTGATTGCTGCCATTGTCCTCTATGTGACGCCCTTCCAAGTTGTGGCACTCTTGACAGGATTTTATGTACTGAGACACCCAAGGTTCCGTCACAAGCTACCATCTGCACCACTTAATTTCTTCAGAAGACTGCCCGCGAGAACAGACTGTATGCTATGA